CGCGGTGCTGCCCGACGCGTCCGGCGTCGCCCAGCCACGCCTCCTGGCCCTCGATGTGCACCTTCAGCGGCGCGTCCACGACCTGCGGCAGGTGGATCAGGTCCCCCACCGCCAGGCTGAGGACATCCTCGAGGGTCGCGGAGATTTCTCCAAGATTGACAACGAGTTCGCTTCCCGTGGTGCGCACCATATCGAGGATCTTGCGACGGTCTTCGCGCAGTTCGCTCGGCGTCCGCAGTTCGATGGCGTCCTGGGGATCGAACACGTCCCGCACCGGCCCGAAGGCCGGCAGGGGGATGGCGATCTCGACCGGTCCCTCGACCGTGTCGAGCTTCACCTGGAACTTCATGATGATGAGCGATTCGCCCTCGGCGATGCCGCTCAGGTAGTTCGGGTTGTTCTCGAGCCCGACGAAGCCCGGGTCGAGCCGGACGAGCTTCATGGCGCTCTTGCGCAGGATCTCGAGGAAGCGTTCGACGAGACCGGCGTTGATGCCGCGTTCGATCTCCGTGAACTCCCGCACCGTGTCCTCGGACACCGGCGCGCCGCCCATGAGCTTCTTCATGAAGACGAAGCACAGGCCGAGGTCGATGTGCAGCAGGGAGTACCCCTTCAGGGGCGCCAGGGTGACCATCGAGGCGCAGGTGGGGTTCGGCAGCTCCTCCAGGTACTCGCCGAAGGTGCACTGCTGCAGGCCCTTGTAGTCGATGCTGGCGGTCATGCGCAGCAGGCTCGTGAAGTCGATGCCCCCGGTCTTGGCGAAGTTCTCGGCCATGGACTGCAGGTTCTGCTCGAAGGTGCGCGAGATGTTGTGGGGCCGGTTGAAATCGTAGGTGCGCGGCCCGTCGACGGCGAGGTCGGCGTCCGACTGGGCGTTCAGCACCTCGTCGAGGTCCATGCCGGTGCCGTCCACGGCACCGACGAGGTCCTCGGCCGCCCCGATGGCGGCGTCGAGATCCAGGTCGTCGTATTCGTTGTCCAGGTCTTCGGGTGCCACGGCGCGCCTCTTCCTACTGGACGACCAGGTCGGAGAAGTAGATGTTCATGAGGGTGCCCTCGGGCATCTTCTCGCTGATGCGGCGGAAGATCTCGTCGCGCAGCCCCTTCTTGCCCTCCGGGTGGCTGAGCTCCTCGGCCGTCTTGTTCGAGAGGGCCATGATCACGATGTCGCGCAGCTGGGGCAGGCGCGTGGCCACGATGTCGGCCGTGAGCTGGTCCTTGACCTCGAGGTTGACGTTGATGCGCAGGTAGCGGGGCCGCTTGCTCTCGCCGGCCAGGGTGACGATGATCTCCTCCAGGCCCACCAGCACGCCCAGATCGGACACCTCGAGGGCCTTCGACTCCTCGGCCGCCGGCTGGGTCGCCGCGGCGTCGGCCGCCTGGACGCCCAGCTTGGGCAGGATCAGGAACTGGGTCAGCCCGATGGCCACCAGGGCCTGGACGATCACGATGACGCCCAGCAGGATGGCCTTGTTCTCGAAAATGGCGAGCTTGGACTTGCCGCCCGCTTCCACCACTTCGTCGTCTTTGTCGGCCATGGTCGGCTCCTTGGGCTTTACTTGCTGACCGGCAGCGTTCCCAGCCGCCCGGTCACCGGGTTGATAATTGGCCGCACCGGCGGCTTTTCGTCCGTTTCGTGCCGTTCGGTCTCCTCGAGTCGCTCGAGCCTGACCGGCGACTCGCTGAACGGCAGTTCCCGTTCCTCGAGCAGGTCTCCCTGGTTCAGATGCAGGAAGATCTCCACCCGGCGGTTCTTTTCGCGTCCCTCGGCCGTGGCGTTGTCGGCGATGGGGTGGAATTCCCCGTAGCCGGTCGCCGCGATGCGCTCGGGCGGCATGCCGATGCTTTGAAAGTATCGTGCCACGGTGACGGCGCGGGCCGCCGAAAGCTCCCAGTTCGAGGGGAAGCGCGGCGAGTTGATGGGCACGTCGTCGGTGTGGCCGTCGATCTCGACCTTGTAGGGGAACTTGGTGAAGAAGCGCGCCATCTCCTCGAGCACGCCCTTGGGTTCCTCGGCCAGGTCGGCGGTGCCCGATGCGAAGAGGAACGGCGCCTCGAGCCGGAAGAGCACCCCCTGCTCCTTCACCTCGACGGCGATCTGCTCGTCCAGGTTCGCCTCGAGGATGAACTTCTCGACGTTGCGGACCTCGTACAGGACGTCCGCCTCCTCGTCGCTGGGGTCGTGGTTGGGAATCAGCGGGTCGTTGAACTGGATGACCGACTCGGGGGTGGCCAGGACGCCGAAGGCCTCCTTGAGGGAGTTGGCGGCCTGCTCGAACTTGGTCTCCTGCATGGACGAGAAGGAGACGATGAGCACGAAGAACGTCAGCAGGAGGCTCATCATGTCCCCGTAGGTCATGACCCAGTCGTCGAGCCCCTGCTTGATGATGATGTTCTTCTTCTTCTTCGCCACGGCGGGCCTCCCGGTACCGACCGGATCGGTCGCTCACGCGGGGACCGATCAGGCCGCCTTTTCCTTCTTGGCGTCGACCTTGTCGCGCATGGCGGGCGACAGGAAGGACTTCAGCTTCTCCTCGACGATCCGCGGGCTGTCCCCGCTCTGGATCGCCATGATGCCGTCGATGATCATCCCCTTGATCATCATCTCCTCCTTCGAGCGGGTCTCGAGCTTCCCCGAGAGCGGCAGGAAGAAGGCGTTGGCGAGCACGGCGCCGTAGAACGTCGTGATCAGGGCGGTGGCCATGCCGGCGCCGATCTGGGTCGGGTCCTCCAGGGAGGAGAGCATGTTCACCAGGCCGATCAGGGTCCCGATCATGCCGAAGGCCGGGGCGAAGGTGCCGCCGGCCGAGAGCACCTTGGCGCCCTCGCTGTGCCGGGCCTCGATCTGTTCCACGTCCGTCTCGAGGATCTTCTCCAGGAGCTGGGGATCGGTGCCGTCCACGGCCAGGCGCAGGCCCTTGCGCAGGAAGGCGTCCGTCTCGTTCTCCGAGTCCTCCTCCAGGGCCAGCATGCCCTCCCGCCGGGCGCGTTCGGCGTAGCGCACCATCTTGCCGATGACCTCGTCCGGGTCGTCCAGCTTGAAGAGGAAGGTCTTCTTGAAGACGCCCACGAGGCCCAGGATGCGCGGCAGCGGGAAGTTGATCAGGAGCGCGCCGATGGTGCCGCCGACGACGACCGCCACCGAGGGCATGTCGATGAAACCGCTCAGACTGCCGCCCAGCAGGATCGACCAGACGATCAGGCCGAAGGCGACGGCAATCCCAACTACGGTTGCGATATCCACTTGCGAGCTCCCTGGTTCCTTGCGGTCGTCCCTTGCGCGGGACGGGGCTTCCTACCCCTCGAAGACCGAGCCGGTCCCTCCGGTCGGGATC
The genomic region above belongs to bacterium and contains:
- a CDS encoding FliM/FliN family flagellar motor switch protein is translated as MAPEDLDNEYDDLDLDAAIGAAEDLVGAVDGTGMDLDEVLNAQSDADLAVDGPRTYDFNRPHNISRTFEQNLQSMAENFAKTGGIDFTSLLRMTASIDYKGLQQCTFGEYLEELPNPTCASMVTLAPLKGYSLLHIDLGLCFVFMKKLMGGAPVSEDTVREFTEIERGINAGLVERFLEILRKSAMKLVRLDPGFVGLENNPNYLSGIAEGESLIIMKFQVKLDTVEGPVEIAIPLPAFGPVRDVFDPQDAIELRTPSELREDRRKILDMVRTTGSELVVNLGEISATLEDVLSLAVGDLIHLPQVVDAPLKVHIEGQEAWLGDAGRVGQHRAVKLIQQLNKE
- a CDS encoding flagellar basal body-associated FliL family protein, with protein sequence MADKDDEVVEAGGKSKLAIFENKAILLGVIVIVQALVAIGLTQFLILPKLGVQAADAAATQPAAEESKALEVSDLGVLVGLEEIIVTLAGESKRPRYLRINVNLEVKDQLTADIVATRLPQLRDIVIMALSNKTAEELSHPEGKKGLRDEIFRRISEKMPEGTLMNIYFSDLVVQ
- a CDS encoding OmpA family protein, translated to MAKKKKNIIIKQGLDDWVMTYGDMMSLLLTFFVLIVSFSSMQETKFEQAANSLKEAFGVLATPESVIQFNDPLIPNHDPSDEEADVLYEVRNVEKFILEANLDEQIAVEVKEQGVLFRLEAPFLFASGTADLAEEPKGVLEEMARFFTKFPYKVEIDGHTDDVPINSPRFPSNWELSAARAVTVARYFQSIGMPPERIAATGYGEFHPIADNATAEGREKNRRVEIFLHLNQGDLLEERELPFSESPVRLERLEETERHETDEKPPVRPIINPVTGRLGTLPVSK
- a CDS encoding motility protein A; the encoded protein is MDIATVVGIAVAFGLIVWSILLGGSLSGFIDMPSVAVVVGGTIGALLINFPLPRILGLVGVFKKTFLFKLDDPDEVIGKMVRYAERARREGMLALEEDSENETDAFLRKGLRLAVDGTDPQLLEKILETDVEQIEARHSEGAKVLSAGGTFAPAFGMIGTLIGLVNMLSSLEDPTQIGAGMATALITTFYGAVLANAFFLPLSGKLETRSKEEMMIKGMIIDGIMAIQSGDSPRIVEEKLKSFLSPAMRDKVDAKKEKAA